A stretch of Lagopus muta isolate bLagMut1 chromosome 9, bLagMut1 primary, whole genome shotgun sequence DNA encodes these proteins:
- the PDE6D gene encoding retinal rod rhodopsin-sensitive cGMP 3',5'-cyclic phosphodiesterase subunit delta codes for MSATDERAKEILRGFKLNWMNLRDAETGKILWQGTEDLSVPGVEHEARVPKKILKCKAVSRELNFSSAEQMEKFRLEQKVYFKGQCLEEWFFEFGFVIPNSTNTWQSLIEAAPESQMMSANVLTGNVIIETKFYDDDLLVSTSRVRLFYV; via the exons ATGTCGGCCACGGACGAGCGGGCCAAGGAGATCCTCCGGGGCTTCAAGCT AAACTGGATGAATCTTCGGGATGCAGAAACAGGGAAAATCCTCTGGCAAGGAACAGAAGATCTGTCTGTACCTGGAGTGGAGCACGAAG CTCGAGTTCctaaaaaaatcctgaaatgcaaagcagtgtCTCGGGAGTTAAACTTTTCCTCAgcagaacaaatggaaaaattccGACTGGAACAGAAAGTGTATTTCAAAGGGCAGTGTTTAGAAG AATGGTTCTTTGAATTTGGTTTTGTGATTCCTAACTCCACAAACACTTGGCAGTCCTTGATAGAGGCAGCACCTGAATCACAGATGATGTCAGCTAACGTTTTAAC TGGTAATGTTATTATAGAAACCAAATTCTATGACGACGACCTTCTTGTAAGCACTTCCAGAGTCAGACTTTTCTACGTTTGA